A genomic window from Megalobrama amblycephala isolate DHTTF-2021 linkage group LG2, ASM1881202v1, whole genome shotgun sequence includes:
- the mipepb gene encoding mitochondrial intermediate peptidase yields MPCARLLLQRSHALYRRTVNTWSAVGAAFNVQHQRLEHLKKNVGLFGVSELSSPAGFQMALCQALREAEFLVHRACTHPPGAVTVETFDQLSDSLCKVADLADFIKVAHPDAAFREAAEKTCVDIGTVVEILNTNVDLCQSLKNLLENEAVLATLDPDTRRVAELFMLDFEISGIHLDESKRSKVVALNVKLLDLYNEFLSGSQLPNAIEKQVLPEHIRHCFSIDGNRVQIGGLHADSPNELVREAAYKIFLYPNTSLLLCLDELLACRHELATLVGYESFAHRALKGTMAKNPENVMKFLKLLTEKLSDRTSKDFMMMKEMKKKTHSTNPEVMPWDHAYLSGAIRTEKFNIDPSVYSPYFSLGACMEGLNHLFTQLLGVSFQTVQPKMGELWSEDVRKLALVHETEGLLGYIYCDFFRRPDKPHQDCHFTIRGGRLRDDGVYQLPVVVLMLSLPPPSGKTPSLLTPSMVENLFHEMGHAMHSMLGRTRYQHVTGTRCPTDFAEVPSILMEYFASDYRVVSQFARHYQTGEPLTENLVSHLCESKRVCNAADTQLQIFYAALDQVYHGKPQYRSTTDILRETQEKFYGLPYVYDTAWQLRFSHLVGYGAKYYSYLMSRAVASMVWRQCFLQDPFSRMMGERYRREMLAHGGSKEPMLMVQGMLQKTPTIEDFVDALVLDLDANLKSPV; encoded by the exons ATGCCCTGCGCGCGGCTCTTGCTGCAGCGCTCTCACGCGCTCTACAGACGCACTGTCAACACATGGTCAGCTGTTGGAGCAGCTTTTAATGTTCAGCACCAACGACTGGAACATTTGAAGAAAAATGTG GGTCTGTTTGGAGTATCAGAGCTCAGCAGTCCTGCCGGTTTCCAGATGGCTCTGTGTCAGGCTCTCAGGGAAGCAGAGTTTCTGGTCCACAGGGCTTGCACACATCCTCCTGGTGCCGTCACTGTGGAAACCTTTGACCAGCTGTCTGACAGCTTATGCAAAGTGGCAGACCTG GCAGATTTCATCAAAGTGGCTCATCCGGATGCTGCGTTCCGGGAGGCAGCGGAAAAGACCTGTGTTGATATCGGAACTGTTGTGGAAAT ACTCAATACAAATGTTGATTTGTGTCAGAGCCTGAAGAATTTGCTGGAAAACGAGGCTGTTTTGGCCACACTAGACCCAGACACAAG GAGAGTGGCAGAGCTCTTCATGTTAGATTTTGAGATCAGTGGAATACATCTGGATGAATCGAAG AGGAGCAAGGTTGTCGCTCTGAATGTGAAGCTACTGGATCTTTACAATGAGTTTTTGAGCGGCTCTCAGCTTCCAAATGCCATAGAGAAGCAAGTTCTACCAGAGCACATCCGCCACTGCTTCTCTATAGACGGGAACCGCGTTCAAATCGGTGGCTTGCATGCTgactctcctaatgagctg GTGCGGGAAGCTGCGTATAAAATATTTCTGTACCCCAACACTAGTCTCTTGCTTTGTCTGGATGAGCTTTTGGCTTGTAGACATGAGCTGGCAACGTTAGTGGGCTATGAGTCATTTGCACACAGGGCTTTGAAAGGAACAATGGCTAAAAACCCAG aGAATGTGATGAAGTTTTTGAAGTTGCTGACAGAAAAACTCTCTGACAG AACATCAAAGGACTTCATGATGATGAAAGAAATGAAGAAGAAAACACACTCAACAAATcct GAAGTGATGCCGTGGGATCATGCGTACCTCAGCGGTGCCATACGAACAGAAAA GTTTAACATTGATCCCAGCGTCTACAGTCCGTACTTCTCTCTTGGTGCTTGCATGGAAGGACTCAACCATCTCTTCACGCAGCTTCTGGGCGTTTCTTTCCAAACGGTGCAGCCGAAGATGGGTGAACTGTGGAGCGAAGATGTTCGAAAGCTG GCCTTGGTCCATGAAACAGAGGGACTGCTGGGATACATCTACTGCGATTTCTTCCGTAGACCTGATAAACCTCACCAG GACTGTCACTTCACCATCCGCGGTGGTCGGCTGAGGGATGATGGTGTTTACCAGCTGCCAGTTGTGGTGCTGATGCTGAGTCTACCTCCACCCAGTGGCAAAACCCCATCTCTGCTCACCCCCTCCATGGTGGAAAACCTGTTTCATGAGATGGGACATGCTATGCACTCCATGTTAGGCAGGACACGCTATCAGCATGTCACAG gAACCAGGTGCCCCACAGACTTTGCTGAAGTCCCTTCTATTCTGATGGAGTATTTCGCCTCAGATTATCGGGTTGTAAGCCAGTTTGCACGTCACTATCAGACTGGAGAG CCCCTCACAGAGAACCTGGTGTCCCATTTATGCGAGTCTAAGAGGGTTTGTAATGCTGCTGACACTCAGCTACAG ATTTTCTATGCAGCTTTGGATCAGGTTTATCATGGAAAACCACAATATAGATCAACCACTGACATCCTCAGAGAAACGCAGGAGAAATTTTACGGGTTACCATATGTTTATGACACA GCTTGGCAGCTGAGATTTAGTCACCTGGTTGGCTACGGCGCGAAATATTACTCCTACCTCATGTCCAGAGCGGTTGCCTCTATGGTCTGGAGGCAGTGCTTTCTACAGGACCCCTTTAGTAG AATGATGGGAGAGCGTTATCGCAGAGAGATGCTCGCTCATGGAGGTAGTAAAGAGCCTATGCTGATGGTCCAAG GAATGCTACAGAAGACCCCTACCATTGAAGACTTTGTTGATGCACTAGTACTGGACCTTGATGCAAATTTAAAATCCCCAGTTTAG
- the si:ch73-1a9.3 gene encoding non-histone chromosomal protein HMG-like, which yields MPKRSKANNDAEVSEPKRRSERLVNKPAPPKAEPKPKKAAAKPKKTKEPKEPKEEEKKEEVPAENGETKADEEATEDADKKGEDGE from the exons ATGCCTAAAAGGAGCAAA GCGAACAATGATGCTGAAGTCTCTGAG CCCAAAAGAAGGTCGGAGAGGTTGGTAAAC aaaccTGCACCCCCAAAGGCAGAGCCTAAGCCAAAG AAGGCGGCTGCCAAACCTAAGAAAACAAAGGAACCCAAGGAGCCcaaggaggaggagaagaaaGAGGAGGTGCCCGCAGAAAACGGAGAAACAAAAGCTGACGAAGAG GCAACGGAAGACGCCGACAAGAAGGGAGAAGACGGGGAATAA
- the rps25 gene encoding 40S ribosomal protein S25: MPPKDSKQKKDTGKSKKDKDPVNKSGGKAKKKKWSKGKVRDKLNNLVLFDKATYDKLYKEVPNYKLITPAVVSERLKIRGSLARAALLELLGKGLIKLVSKHRAQVIYTRNTKGTDEAAPEKEA, from the exons ATG CCGCCCAAGGATAGCAAGCAGAAGAAGGATACGGGCAAGTCCAAAAAGGACAAGGATCCCGTTAACAAATCCGGAGGCAAAGCGAAGAAGAAG AAGTGGTCCAAAGGAAAGGTGAGGGACAAGCTGAACAACCTGGTCCTCTTCGACAAGGCTACATATGACAAACTGTACAAAGAAGTTCCCAATTACAAGCTCATCACCCCAGCTGTGGTTTCTGAGAGGCTGAAGATCAGGGGCTCGCTGGCCAGGGCTGCCCTCCTGGAGCTGCTCGGCAAAG GTCTGATCAAGCTGGTGTCCAAGCACAGGGCTCAGGTGATCTACACCAGAAACACCAAGGGCACAGATGAGGCAGCTCCAGAGAAGGAGGCGTAA